The Sphingomonas sp. KR3-1 genome contains a region encoding:
- a CDS encoding Hsp70 family protein has translation MTAHSALGFDFGTTNSVAALAGEGGAALVELAGPERPDPVFRSALCFWQDERDLAAAAGPWAIAEYLEFPEGSRFLQSFKSVAASASFEHAIVFERRFRFEEIGRRFLTLMAEGAGGALDGNARRVVVGRPVEYAGSRPDEALARQRYDAMFAGFGAEIHYVYEPLGAAFSYASRIEEPATVLVADFGGGTSDFSLVRIEAPGAAQRCTPLAHAGVGIAGDRFDQRIVEHLVLPMLGKGGSYRSFDKILDIPGGWFTDFSDWSRLALMRNRKTLAELDKLKRAALDPEAIERMIAVIEGELGYQLYHAVGALKRALSAEESAHFHFAGGALAIEADVTRAEFEQWIAPDMARIEAAVDRALDQAGTPAAAIDRVFLTGGTSLTPRVRRLFAERFGTERIATGGELTSIAHGLALIGQQDDIAAWSA, from the coding sequence ATGACCGCGCATTCCGCCCTCGGCTTCGATTTCGGCACCACCAATTCGGTCGCGGCGCTTGCCGGCGAGGGCGGCGCTGCGCTCGTCGAGCTCGCCGGGCCCGAAAGACCCGATCCGGTGTTTCGCTCCGCGCTCTGCTTCTGGCAGGACGAGCGCGACCTGGCCGCCGCCGCCGGCCCCTGGGCGATCGCCGAATATCTCGAATTCCCCGAGGGCAGCCGTTTCCTGCAATCGTTCAAGTCGGTCGCGGCGAGCGCCAGCTTCGAGCATGCCATCGTCTTCGAACGGCGCTTCCGCTTCGAGGAGATCGGCCGGCGCTTCCTGACGCTGATGGCCGAGGGCGCGGGCGGTGCGCTGGACGGCAACGCCCGCCGCGTGGTGGTCGGCCGCCCGGTGGAATATGCCGGCAGCCGCCCCGACGAGGCGCTCGCCCGCCAGCGCTACGATGCGATGTTCGCCGGCTTCGGTGCCGAGATTCATTATGTCTACGAGCCGCTCGGCGCCGCGTTCAGCTATGCGTCGCGAATCGAGGAGCCGGCGACGGTCCTGGTCGCCGATTTCGGCGGGGGCACCAGCGACTTCTCGTTGGTGCGGATCGAGGCGCCCGGCGCGGCGCAGCGCTGCACGCCGCTCGCCCATGCCGGCGTCGGAATCGCCGGCGACCGGTTCGACCAGCGCATCGTCGAGCATCTCGTCCTGCCAATGCTCGGCAAGGGCGGCAGCTATCGCTCGTTCGACAAGATCCTCGACATTCCCGGCGGCTGGTTCACCGATTTCTCCGACTGGTCCCGCCTCGCGCTGATGCGCAACCGCAAGACCCTGGCCGAACTCGACAAGCTCAAGCGTGCCGCGCTCGATCCCGAGGCGATCGAGCGGATGATCGCCGTGATCGAAGGCGAGCTCGGCTATCAGCTCTATCATGCGGTCGGCGCGCTCAAGCGCGCGCTTTCCGCCGAGGAGTCGGCGCACTTCCATTTCGCCGGCGGGGCGCTGGCGATCGAGGCGGACGTGACGCGCGCCGAGTTCGAGCAATGGATCGCGCCGGACATGGCGCGGATCGAGGCGGCGGTCGATCGCGCGCTCGACCAGGCCGGCACGCCGGCGGCGGCGATCGACCGCGTCTTCCTCACCGGCGGCACCTCGCTCACTCCGCGTGTGCGCCGGCTGTTCGCCGAGCGTTTCGGGACCGAGCGGATCGCCACCGGCGGCGAGCTCACCTCGATCGCGCACGGGCTCGCGCTGATCGGGCAGCAGGACGACATCGCTGCCTGGAGCGCCTGA
- a CDS encoding RNA polymerase sigma factor: MRAIDRERTRWFLRNVLPHEPALRSWLARRQPLGLDVDDIIQESYAILHDLESVVGIRNPRAYLFQVARSVITRHLRRARVVSIHTVEDLSLLELGDDSPSPEQIAIDRDELTRLAQAIGAMPAKTQEAFILRRVEGLSQRDISQRMAISENTVEKHISNGLRFLVDWFGHGGKALAKASRVREMEVATFDGRARNQSIH; this comes from the coding sequence ATGCGCGCGATCGATCGGGAACGAACGCGGTGGTTTCTCCGCAACGTGCTGCCGCATGAGCCGGCGCTGCGCAGCTGGCTCGCGCGCCGCCAGCCGCTCGGGCTCGACGTCGACGACATCATCCAGGAATCCTATGCGATCCTGCACGACCTGGAGAGCGTGGTAGGGATCCGCAATCCGCGCGCCTACCTCTTCCAGGTCGCCCGCTCGGTGATCACCCGGCATCTGCGCCGGGCGCGGGTCGTCTCGATCCACACGGTCGAGGATCTATCGCTGCTCGAGCTGGGCGACGACAGCCCTTCGCCCGAGCAGATCGCGATCGACCGCGACGAGCTGACCCGGCTGGCGCAGGCGATCGGCGCGATGCCGGCGAAGACACAGGAGGCGTTTATCCTCCGCCGTGTCGAGGGATTGTCGCAGCGCGACATCTCCCAGCGCATGGCGATTTCGGAGAACACGGTCGAAAAGCACATCTCGAACGGGCTTCGTTTCCTTGTCGATTGGTTTGGCCATGGCGGAAAAGCTTTGGCAAAAGCCTCTAGGGTCAGGGAAATGGAGGTTGCCACTTTTGACGGCCGAGCGCGAAACCAGTCGATCCATTGA
- a CDS encoding FecR domain-containing protein encodes MPLLTAERETSRSIDDHAADWIARLDRGALSAEENQAFEAWLNGDPRRRGALLRADALSMLSESARALGPNFDPAKFATMPEPAPRKISRRKLLTMVGTGGAVAASIAAIGFSLPAAAITTGLGEVRLVTLEDGSTVMLNTQTSVKIDYGARERRVELLYGEAFFTILRDAIRPFVVEVTGTRLRAERALFRVRKLEGKPVDILVDQGNLTLGAAGLPAPLVIPASSRLVLPPRLAADRLPAPQSIAPDLVTRELAWREGKIAFEGETLGQAAAEFARYSKTRIEIRDADLANEPVAGLFSASDPLGFARASARLFDAEIEQRGDIVLLSRGTRQP; translated from the coding sequence TTGCCACTTTTGACGGCCGAGCGCGAAACCAGTCGATCCATTGACGATCATGCTGCCGACTGGATCGCCAGGCTCGATCGAGGGGCGTTGTCGGCAGAGGAAAACCAGGCGTTCGAGGCCTGGCTGAACGGCGATCCGCGGCGGCGCGGGGCGCTGTTGCGCGCCGATGCGCTGTCGATGCTGAGCGAATCCGCGCGCGCGCTCGGGCCCAATTTCGACCCCGCAAAGTTCGCCACCATGCCCGAGCCGGCACCGCGCAAGATCTCGCGGCGCAAGCTGCTGACGATGGTTGGCACCGGCGGGGCAGTGGCCGCGTCGATCGCCGCTATCGGGTTCAGCCTGCCGGCCGCGGCGATCACCACCGGTCTCGGCGAAGTACGGCTGGTCACGCTCGAGGACGGCTCGACCGTGATGCTTAACACCCAGACCAGCGTGAAGATCGACTATGGCGCACGGGAACGCCGGGTAGAGCTGCTCTATGGCGAGGCGTTCTTCACGATCCTGCGCGATGCGATCCGGCCCTTCGTCGTCGAGGTGACGGGCACGCGGCTGCGCGCCGAGCGTGCGCTGTTCCGGGTGCGCAAGCTCGAGGGAAAGCCGGTCGACATATTGGTGGACCAGGGGAACCTGACGCTGGGCGCGGCCGGTCTGCCCGCGCCGCTGGTGATCCCGGCGAGCTCCCGGCTCGTGCTGCCGCCGCGCCTGGCGGCGGACCGGCTGCCGGCGCCCCAGTCGATCGCGCCCGATCTCGTCACGCGCGAGCTCGCCTGGCGCGAGGGCAAGATCGCGTTCGAGGGCGAGACGCTCGGCCAGGCCGCGGCGGAGTTCGCCCGCTACAGCAAGACGCGCATCGAGATCCGCGATGCCGATCTCGCGAACGAGCCGGTGGCCGGGCTGTTCTCGGCCAGCGATCCGCTGGGCTTTGCGCGTGCGTCGGCGCGGCTGTTCGATGCGGAAATCGAGCAGCGCGGCGATATCGTGCTGCTCAGCCGCGGAACCCGACAGCCTTAA
- a CDS encoding DUF4173 domain-containing protein: MPRRTMRFSFLAEILAAIALVAAADRLFLGIAIGSWIGGLALGWALVLLLARPALRQRASLASIGVACGFAGVLGYDPSLLGWALFWCALSIATLMPRIGRFDDAWRWALRLATHALTGPLTPVLDLRRLFRARPRRGRPSLPGLAALLGVPLAMTALFLALFASANPLIANALAQIRLPSPGQAIFWIFVMLVVWPSLRPSQWATRAATWVPQTDKGVPNLPAATLLLSLLLFNAVFALQNGLDLAFLWSGAALPRGVTLADYAHRGAYPLIATALLAGLFVLVALRPGSVSAANPAIRRLVVLWVAQNLLLVASSILRTLDYIDAYSLTALRIAALAWMALVAAGLALICWRMLTNRSAAWLINANALLATLLLATAALVDLDASAAAWNVRHAREVGGRGVALDICYLSRSGSAALASLIELERRPLAPAFRDRVRYVRDFAFQRLAADQADWHSWTWRGAQRLAVARRLLGAHPPMPASLPPRAFRDCDGTIIVEPAPIAAPTPPPVAAPATPNPVANAIADTTPPLTGTPAR; the protein is encoded by the coding sequence ATGCCCCGCCGCACGATGCGCTTCAGTTTCCTCGCCGAGATCCTCGCCGCGATCGCGCTGGTCGCCGCTGCCGACCGGCTGTTCCTCGGCATCGCCATCGGCTCGTGGATCGGCGGACTGGCGTTGGGCTGGGCGCTGGTGCTGCTGCTCGCCCGCCCGGCGCTGCGGCAGCGCGCAAGCCTGGCCTCGATCGGCGTCGCCTGCGGTTTCGCAGGCGTGCTGGGCTATGATCCGAGCCTGCTCGGATGGGCGCTGTTCTGGTGCGCCCTCTCGATCGCCACACTGATGCCGCGGATCGGCCGGTTCGACGATGCGTGGCGCTGGGCACTGCGCCTGGCCACGCATGCGCTGACCGGACCGCTAACGCCGGTGCTGGACCTTCGCCGCCTCTTCCGCGCCCGGCCGCGCCGCGGCCGGCCCAGCCTGCCGGGGCTCGCGGCGCTGCTCGGCGTGCCGCTGGCGATGACCGCGCTGTTCCTCGCGCTGTTCGCCAGCGCCAACCCGCTGATCGCCAACGCGCTGGCGCAGATCCGGCTGCCCTCGCCCGGCCAGGCGATCTTCTGGATCTTCGTGATGCTCGTCGTCTGGCCCAGCCTGCGACCCAGCCAATGGGCGACGCGCGCCGCGACGTGGGTGCCGCAGACCGACAAGGGCGTGCCGAACCTGCCAGCCGCCACGCTGCTGCTCTCGCTCCTCCTGTTCAACGCCGTGTTCGCGCTCCAGAACGGGCTCGACCTCGCCTTTCTGTGGAGCGGCGCGGCGCTGCCCCGCGGCGTCACGCTCGCCGATTATGCGCACCGCGGCGCCTATCCGCTGATCGCCACTGCCCTGCTCGCCGGCCTGTTCGTACTCGTCGCGCTCAGGCCAGGCTCGGTGAGCGCCGCCAACCCGGCGATCCGCCGGCTGGTGGTGCTGTGGGTGGCGCAGAACCTGCTGCTCGTCGCCTCCTCGATCCTGCGCACGCTCGACTATATCGACGCCTATTCGCTCACCGCGCTGCGCATCGCCGCGCTCGCCTGGATGGCCTTGGTCGCGGCCGGGCTCGCGCTGATCTGCTGGCGGATGCTGACGAACCGGAGCGCCGCCTGGCTGATCAACGCCAATGCGCTGCTCGCCACGCTGCTGCTCGCCACCGCCGCCCTGGTCGACCTCGACGCCAGCGCCGCCGCTTGGAATGTGCGTCATGCCCGCGAGGTGGGCGGGCGCGGCGTGGCGCTCGACATCTGTTATCTCTCGCGGAGCGGATCCGCCGCGCTCGCGTCGCTGATCGAGTTGGAACGCCGCCCGCTTGCCCCCGCCTTCCGCGACCGGGTGCGCTACGTCCGCGATTTCGCGTTCCAGCGGCTCGCCGCCGACCAGGCCGATTGGCACAGCTGGACCTGGCGCGGCGCGCAGCGGCTGGCGGTGGCGCGCCGGCTGCTCGGGGCCCATCCGCCGATGCCCGCCTCGCTGCCGCCCAGGGCGTTTCGCGACTGCGATGGCACGATCATCGTCGAACCCGCGCCCATCGCCGCGCCGACACCGCCCCCGGTCGCCGCCCCGGCAACCCCGAATCCCGTCGCCAATGCCATTGCCGACACCACT